agcataggcctactttgtgacttttgaaaagggcagtttttgccttcaatttaggctcattcagcccttaagtcatggaaatctctcattttcacacatcacttagtaaacagtcatataattatttcaaagttagttttattggtacaaaacgaaatcttacaatgttatgacgacatgttcagagggggacttatttcttttgatgtgtttatatgcAGGATGCAACTACCATGTATCAAAAACAGAACCATCTACACATAAAATCcatattttggttaatttttgtacataattatgcaaatataaacaatatcaaattaaaaataaGCAGTAAGCACCCAACCAAAATGATTTTGTTTAgcaccctgggcggttaatgTTATGAATGATACGCTAATATAGCCTATACTGAAAGGGCTGACCACCAATCAGTTCATATactcccccccccttttttttccttGGTATTTTCAGGTTTTAATTTGCAACAAATTTAGCCAAAGTGTCAGCTCCGAAGATGGAAAAATCAGTTCCCTATTTTTGAAAAACTGTGCGGCCGATACCTGCACAACAAATGATCTAGCAAGTATTCAGTAATTTGATAAAACTTCTGAATAACGAAGACATGGCACTGAATCAGATTATAAACCAAGTTTTTCTCAGACTTATGTAACATGTTTCATCCTGGGTCCCAATCTAGACAATGATACAAATATTGGAATGTTTAATCACCATGGGCCAATTCCATTTGTAATCCATATATACACCGgattacaccccctatggcagacatgaccttaatcttccacacagagagtgtgaatttcaaatgggattacctgaaagtGCTGAGAACCAATGTTCTATTTTGAATGCTTACAtgtactcagatgattatatcatgtacatgaattaaccaatcaggggctctgtaagaaaggcagtagtacccatggggtcaaaggtcaacaaatCTTGTTTTGTCCAACAACTTTTTATTtcacttatttttgttaattccaTTATTTTGTCTATTTGCAATTGCCGTACactcaaaaacaaaaatttcagaGAAACATAATGGATGCTTGGCCAATGTAAAATTTCTGATTGTCTTTTTGAACAACTAGACAACACTTAAAAGATCTTTTTTTTTGTCttatcattttacatgtaaatcagcaatcaatagtaatcaattaatcaatatattaatcatagtaatcaatcaatcaataataattaGGCCTGTTAttgacacatgatttctaattcaacacttcgtTGGGGGAAAAAATACGACAATCGACACGTGTCGAAACTCGTAATGagatttaaaaatgctgaaaaaagtcgATAGATAAAGCTTAAAATCACGCCCATATGAGTTACGATTGCAGACTTCTggtgtaaacatacttcctggtttgttctacttccgggttcaggtcaacttcgggaggtaattttcgactttccgatgaaaacatgatcatacggtaagcttattcggacaaaatagcatggaaatttctttttttttaaaacctttttgatatgtgtcgtaaagtgtcgaaaaaggacaatttattttgacatgtcggatttagggccatatcgacgataatacgacacatacgacagtcgataacaggcctaataATAATCAATAGTTCACCCTTAGGTTTCCTTTATTGCAGTCTTCTCAGCTTGCTTTGGACTCAACATTATATTGCTGCTCCTATAATCCTTAGCGATGAAATCACTTCGTATTAAGCGATAAAACAGTATCATGTTGATCACTACCAGAGTCAAAATGGCAAGCGTGAACACCACAAACCAAAATGACGACATTTTGTCGTAATCTGCAGGCAAGAAGACCAGTAGCATGATGGATCCGCCTATGAGACGAAATGTGATGTACGTAAATATGTTGAACGCattgtttattttgtagataagAGAATCTTTAGAAAACCCATACATAAGAAGCAGCTGTCGCCCGTGTAGGAATATGGAATTGGTCTCTATCATTGACCCCATGAGGGCGTATGCTACGAGTTGCTGATGGTACATTATGCAGCCAAAGCCGAGGAGAAAGAGCTGAAACATGAAAAAAGAAATTACTTAAAAATAGAATAATTCGAACGCTGGGTGCAGAGTCTCTATTTCAAATCCAGAACACTTGCTTTTTTACTATTGAGTATGACATCCATAaaaatttgaattgttttgaacaagtgtgc
Above is a genomic segment from Amphiura filiformis chromosome 10, Afil_fr2py, whole genome shotgun sequence containing:
- the LOC140163115 gene encoding TLC domain-containing protein 2-like produces the protein MYDIVGTGTVLTSCVAFWLFNKFLDDNSEPVKVPEKYSGYTKCKWRNVMGSILHAVLVSMVGFYCVFRSPEYMSERVTTHTTLGEVNICITIGYLVYDASDLMRFQGVYSTWPILTHHCCLFLLGFGCIMYHQQLVAYALMGSMIETNSIFLHGRQLLLMYGFSKDSLIYKINNAFNIFTYITFRLIGGSIMLLVFLPADYDKMSSFWFVVFTLAILTLVVINMILFYRLIRSDFIAKDYRSSNIMLSPKQAEKTAIKET